Part of the Halorhabdus utahensis DSM 12940 genome, GACACTCGTCGCGTACACCAGTAGGTCGGCGTTCACGTACTCGGCGAAGGCGGCGCTGACGGCGTCCGTCGTCTGCCCGGCGACGGTGCCACCCAGGACCGGAATGTCGCCGCGACGGAGTGCTTCCCGGCCTTCCTCGTAGGTCGCTGCCGGTTCGGGCGCGGCCCGTTCGCCGAGTGCTGCGATCAACAGCCGTGCGTTCAATCGCGTCACGGCGATCCCGATGTGATCGAGTTCCATCTCGTTGGCATCGAGTGCCCGTGCTGTCTCGATGTATTCCCGTGCGACGCTGCCCCCGCCGGTGACGACGCCGATATCGTGGCCGGCGGCGTCGAGTTCCCCGAGCACCCCGGCGTAGCCCGCCACGCGATCCGCGTCCAGGTCCGGCGCGAGCACGCTTCCGCCGATCGAGACGACGATTTTCATTGCATCGCCGTAACTCCGATTCACTCTTAAGCGTTATCAAGCACGTCCCACCAGTCACGTCGCGCGAGATGTCCTGGGGCCGGTTGCCGGTCGAAACTACTCTGGTTTCGACGTCAGCGCGGCCGAACACACACGGTATATATCTCTAGATAACTATTGAAAGAAACTTCTATAAAACTCTATAAAACGTCTCATGGGTTCTAAAAAGATTATAAAACGTCTCCTCCGACCCTCAAAACGGCTGAAACGGCTCAAAGTTACCCGAATGTTCGCCCCTTTATATGTAGCTGTAGTCGATACACAAGATCGAAGTGATTCACATGAGCGCCAAAGCAACGCCCTCCCCGGAACGCGAGGAGTCGACTGCCAGTAAGGAACAGCGGCTACGCGCGTTCTTGAAGCGCAAAGCCAGCGACGGCGAGATGTATTTCAAGAGCAAGTTCATCGCCGACGAGGTCA contains:
- a CDS encoding DUF7123 family protein translates to MSAKATPSPEREESTASKEQRLRAFLKRKASDGEMYFKSKFIADEVNLSPKEIGALMVKLSESAPDLDVEKWSYTSATTWRVEAA
- the pyrH gene encoding UMP kinase; translated protein: MKIVVSIGGSVLAPDLDADRVAGYAGVLGELDAAGHDIGVVTGGGSVAREYIETARALDANEMELDHIGIAVTRLNARLLIAALGERAAPEPAATYEEGREALRRGDIPVLGGTVAGQTTDAVSAAFAEYVNADLLVYATSVPGVFDADPAVDPDATRFETLTVGELVDVIADIEMNAGSNAPVDLLAAKLIERSGIRAIVLDGSDPQRVLDAVEDDAHDGTEIVPNDVE